GGCTTGGCAGTTGACTGAGCTGGTGGAGATCAGACTAATAAAACTTTAAAAAGATACTACACTGGGCTGTGCAAGCATCGTCTTTGATTGAGACGGGTGAGTAGGTACCTTCTGCTCTACTCTAGGGCTTCAAGGATCTCTCAGGTTTACCAGCCAGCGCAATGAGCACGAGGGTTGAAACCCAAGTTAGTAAAACACTGTCTACCATTACTTGTGTGAAACGGGCTTTGGCCGCACCTGGACAAAATTAAAGGCGTATTGCGCGAGTGTGATGAGGGTATTGGGCGGGAATATTGACTTCGTTACATGGCTGGGTCGGTAATCCTTGGGATCTCAATAGCTAGTGGGACACAGGATGATCAGCCATTTTCCATGGTCTAGAGCTCGAAGTGGGTACGATAAACAGCGAACTTCAAACCTCCAATTGAACACACGCATAACCAAGGACTCAGTACCACATCGTGTATAAAAACCCCTGGACGTCCTCAGAATAGTAGCCTTCATCCATCTATTAATCCATTCATCCTCACTAGGCTGCATTGAACAGAGAGCCTATCCGTTCCATTGCTGTCCACTTTGTACATGGTTTCTTTTTACTATGAAGCCTTTCATTACTGTCCAAGCCGTCTTGCTTGCGCTGGCGGTGCAGAGTACTTCTGCGGCGCCTCATCTCCCACCCAAAGAGACACAACTGTCTGAGCCCATCGGGCTCTCGCCGTATGGGTCTGCGGGAGCTAAGACACTGTACACAGCCGCAGTTATACCGGTAAGTTCCAAGCTACTAAGTGCTTGTGCATGAACCCCTGACCAGTTTCCCCAACCAGGATGTGCCGCACAGAGGACTGGAAAAGCGTGCTGCTGCCAACCCATATtacaaaggcaaaggaatTGCTATTGATCTCCCCGATAATTGCCCAGTACCCGATGCCTCATGGTGGGCAAATGAAGAATCAAGAGAAGATGGAATAAGGAAGGATTCTGCCACAACAGTAGACCCGCTTAAGGTGAGGATTGCACGGGATTAGAGATGCCGCTCAAGGACCAGAGCTAACGAAAACAGGAATTCCTCGATGTCATAGAAGCCCCTTTTCAGGAGGTGGAAGACACCGTCAAAACATTCCTGCAGGGAATCATGGATCTGGCCAAGGGCAACACCTGTGAAGGGGTGTCAGAAACGCTCATGCCGGTAGTGCACGCCATGATCAAAGAGTTCATCAGGGTATCCGATGAGACTGGCTTCAAATCTGTTCTCAATGAGATCGGAGACGAGATCACGAGGTTTTTGAACTACCCAGGTATACGAGAGGGGTGGAAGTTTCTGAACACGCGCCTAGAGGACATTCCAGTCATAGGCTTGTGGTTCAAAACAGTCGGTAAGGCGGAAGGCTGGACTTACGAGCATCTGGTACCCAAATCCTTGCGGGATTCCCTTCAATCTTGTGCCAATGACGGCATCCGACATCCAGCCCAGAATCCCCTTGGATTCTTACTGGCGTTAGGCATTGACACAATAGAGCACCCAACCATTCTCGATATCCTGTTGGCGATTCCAGGAGTTGGGGAGTTTGCCGAATCGATCAAGTTCGCCGAGGAGGCAGTAAAGGGAGCGGAAGACGCAGCCAAAATTGCAGAACGGTTGAGCAATGTGGTTGCAAGCGATGGAGTAGCTTCCGATCTTGACAAGATAGCCAAATTAGCAGACAAAGCTGATGCTTCCgcagatgcagcagaagccgCAGCAGGATCAGCTAAAGGCACCGAACAAGAAGCCAAAGCCTTGGAACAGGCTACAAAGGCTGATGAGGCGTCTAAGGCTGCAGACAAAGCATTCTATGACGGAGAGAATGAAGCCAAGAAGCTTTGCCCACGTGGTATAACTTCTTCCCTGATGTCTTGGTGGTGCTCGCCGGCCGAGCAGGCTCCGGCAGAAGAGGGCCCCGCCGATAATGCTGCCCGGAGCCGGGCTCGtaggaacaggaagaagagaagaaacaggaggatcaacaagaaggCGGAACCGGAGTCGGAGCCAGAGACACAGCCGGAGACTGAATCAGAATCTGAGCCAGAGCCGACCCAGCCCCAGGGACAGCCTAAGCCACAAGATAGACCACAGAACAAGCCACAGAAACAGCCCGAACCCGAGCCCGAGTTCTTGAAGAACACACGGTTCTCACGGAGGAATGTTGAAAGATCGATAGAGAGGGGAACGTCCTCCCTGAAGGGTGGTATCACTTATGTTGCAACGGATGGGAAAAATAGTAAGAGCCATCCCCTCTTCAACGTTGCTGCTGTGTTCTTATGAATGTTCTCAACAGCATTTCCACATCACTTTTCCAATTTTGAAAATATCGACTTTGAGCTACCAAACCCAAACGAATTCAACATGAAAGACCTCCAGGAATTCCCCCTGACTCAAACTGTCTTCAACACAGGCATGCAGCCTGGCCCTTACCGCACGGTGTATGTTTCTGCTGATCAAGCTCTAGTTATTACGAAGAGGCTGATTTCAGGATCGCAGATTCGCAAAACGGATTGCAACTGGTGAGTGGGAAGCCATTGGGGTTATCCGACATCAGGTGGGGGGAAATACCGGAACGTTTCTCAGAGTGGGTACTTTTGACGATGTATGGTTATTCTCAGGAATCTGCGTCTGGCAATGTGCTAACTGAAGGATTAGGTTGGGAAAATCATTCGCAGTAAGTATTTGGGCCTGACGTCGTAAGACTTCTATCTATACAGAGGCCGATGTTGACAGGTCAATAGAGGCTCCACCCACGGCTTAACTATCTCCTATATAGACGAGCATAGGTACGATGAGTGCTGACACTGGCGATCTGGAATTTTCCAAGGTTGAAGCGTAAGGGACATAAGAGTTGTATAGATAAGGAGATTGAGTGTTAGGGTATCGCCATCAGTTGGATGGCGGAACGTggatgcttttcttctcattctctgGCTGAGACTACCGTTTCTGCTAAGTAGTAGTGGCAGTTTTTGTAGAATTATACAAATATTAGAGTCGGGTCAGCAGCTGAAATTCGTCCTTCTGTTCTTCCCGGCCCGCCTTTTATTTACGCGTTATGAGGCATCAGGCAGATATCGAAAAATCGGTGCAAGGGCATCACGTCAGTAATCCGTAGATCATAGGACTACTAGGGCTTGTACTAAGAGCAAAATATCTGGAGACCAGGCGCAGTCCCGCTGGACCTGGAAAAAGCGTGCCAAGAATCGTCGAGATTCAGTCTATCTTGGCCTTTGGCCTAGACCAGGCCAAGCACCGATGTCTCAATCCTCCTGTTTCATAATGATCTGATAACAGACTAGTTAAGGTTGAGGCCAGTCTAGAATTAATCTCTTTGGGTTAGTCTACACGAGCAGGGAAATTGAGTAGATAATGTTTATGTCAATTTATTCCAAGAGTCCAGATGATACACTTTGAATCAGGGTAGAGTAGCATTGAGCATTAGCACTAAATTTACCTCTAAGCTACACACATAGGTCTCTTTGAGGCTTCTAATCCCTGTAGATAACTATGCCCCAGGTACAACAGCTCACTAGTTACCTTATATTGTTGTGGAATTTCAGGGATAATGGGGCACAGGGAGCTATCGTATCGGCTACAGGTATAAGGAACTCTGACTGTAAGTATTGCATATCCTTTGGCCATATTTGGTAAGCTTCGATCTAAAGCTGCTGCATAGGGCACGTATATATGCCTTGACACCGGTACAAGATCGATTGGGCGTTCCATAGCCGTCGCAATCATTCGCACGTTGTCAGACTGTCCTATAGTTTGCTGTATAAGGATATCGGCCAGGTGGATTTCGTAGAATTTTCTTGACGATGATTCGTACGTTGAATTCCGAGTCTGCACTTGCATCCAGATTGTATTTGCGACCAAATTCATTCCACTGACGAGGGCTGGGGCCATAGGGCAGAACCTCCCTAAGATTGACAATATCCACCTCCTGGTCAAGGAAGCTATAAATTTTTTAAATGACCTCAGGGGACAAGACAATCAGAAAATGGCCTCCATCAATGGCCTTAACACCTTCATCACGCATAACCACAAAGATATTTACATCTAGATCACCTGTCGGGCAGGTAAAAGAGGcttggatgaggaaagaaaacatattAATGATATATCCAGAGAAACGATCGATGGAAGGTTGACCGAAGAAGTCCATCTATAAAGCTCGCACAGCGATTGACCAGCACCCACAGTAAACAACGGGCGTCTGAAGATCATTGCCGCGAGCATTGAACGCGTCCACATAGTCGCGCAGAAGCAACTTGCCTGTACCGGTTCCATTCTAAACTGCTTCCTGAAGCACGCAATGTCGACTATGCAAAGCATTAAGCTGCAATCTACATAGAAAGCAAGGTAAAATAACATTCATTGCGTATATTTACAGAGTAATCTCTTTGCGAGTACAGAAAACACCCGCCCCTGAACCTTTTTTGGGTCGAAGAAAGTTGAACAAGGTCGCAATGGTTGACCTAAGCCAGGCGCAATCTAAACTAGTTTTGGGTGGCCTAGCAACTCTAAAGTCCTACAGGGATGTTTTTTCTCTAGATGAGCACCCCTGACTACAAACACGAacgggggggggggggggggggggtaGGATTTTCAGACCTCAGCGTTCCGAGACTATATAAATGTGTAAACTACCCGCTGTCCCCGGAATATTGTTCACTCCGAGGTATGTGAAGCTTCCTACCACAAGACTCGATAATCTAATGATCTAGAATATTTACTTACTTTCACATTCTACGCAGGAATACAAGCGGGATGAAGATCAGTATCACCGCAGACCGTCTTATGGAGCGAAGGCATGGCTGTCTGGCTGCTCTCTTTGCAATTTACGAGATTTTCAGTAGTCACCCAGCCCTGAAACTCTTCCTTGCAAGTGGTGTATATCATAGGGGAGCACCAAACTAGGGATCTTTCACGTGTAATCAATATCTTCTACATCTTGGTATATGAGAAGATATTCAGCCGAATAGCTCCCGCTGTGCATATACACTGGGATCAGGGCGTTGAGACCGACAATGTACTGGAATACCCTATGAAAGTGAGTAATAATTCACTATTGTAAGTTCAAGGCAGTTCCATTAATGAGTTTAGTACTCTGACGTGTCTTATGTGGTAGAGATCTCGAGTCTTGTACCA
The sequence above is a segment of the Aspergillus oryzae RIB40 DNA, chromosome 3 genome. Coding sequences within it:
- a CDS encoding uncharacterized protein (predicted protein) — translated: MDLAKGNTCEGVSETLMPVVHAMIKEFIRVSDETGFKSVLNEIGDEITRFLNYPGIREGWKFLNTRLEDIPVIGLWFKTVGKAEGWTYEHLVPKSLRDSLQSCANDGIRHPAQNPLGFLLALGIDTIEHPTILDILLAIPGVGEFAESIKFAEEAVKGAEDAAKIAERLSNVVASDGVASDLDKIAKLADKADASADAAEAAAGSAKGTEQEAKALEQATKADEASKAADKAFYDGENEAKKLCPRGITSSLMSWWCSPAEQAPAEEGPADNAARSRARRNRKKRRNRRINKKAEPESEPETQPETESESEPEPTQPQGQPKPQDRPQNKPQKQPEPEPEFLKNTRFSRRNVERSIERGTSSLKGGITYVATDGKNTFPHHFSNFENIDFELPNPNEFNMKDLQEFPLTQTVFNTGMQPGPYRTVVGTFDDVWLFSGICVWQCAN